The Methylomicrobium lacus LW14 genome window below encodes:
- a CDS encoding M23 family metallopeptidase — protein MNESVTWPLAVNIIRRKSTNNTFGLVRKRADGTAKPHQGWDFSAEIGTPFYAISNGIIRFIRDRGDYGVQLCLEFNYENATYFAFYAHLSKCYYELGENLSIEVEINTLLGKTGESGNAQGMAKDDQHLHFEIRTALVPRLGLQDRISPIKIFGKCPLNQPIPG, from the coding sequence ATGAATGAGTCGGTTACTTGGCCTCTAGCTGTTAATATAATTAGACGTAAATCAACAAATAATACTTTTGGGCTTGTAAGAAAGCGCGCTGATGGCACGGCAAAACCGCATCAAGGCTGGGATTTTTCTGCTGAAATTGGGACCCCATTTTATGCAATTAGTAATGGCATCATCCGTTTCATACGTGATCGTGGCGATTACGGAGTACAGCTATGCCTTGAGTTTAATTATGAAAATGCCACCTATTTTGCATTTTATGCGCACTTGAGTAAGTGTTATTACGAGCTTGGAGAAAATCTGAGTATTGAGGTTGAGATAAATACACTATTAGGAAAGACCGGGGAATCCGGTAATGCTCAAGGAATGGCAAAAGACGACCAGCATTTACATTTTGAAATACGTACGGCACTTGTTCCTCGCTTAGGTTTACAAGATCGTATTAGCCCAATA